A single window of Vigna radiata var. radiata cultivar VC1973A chromosome 4, Vradiata_ver6, whole genome shotgun sequence DNA harbors:
- the LOC106759336 gene encoding pentatricopeptide repeat-containing protein At2g15630, mitochondrial isoform X1, with product MKFLKIFKSKPFNLRTFNSLPLPTTVSPITESELLNSIESSHWHFIKQVAPHYTPSLLSSTLTSLHHKPQLVLQLLSHLKGHSLDLTTSSLAACILCRLPSPKSSISLLQSLIISSTATNRTIFHELELSLDRLDAKTNLIFDLLVRTYCELKKPNEALECFYLMKEKGVEPNIETCNQMLSLFLRLNRTQMAWVLYAEMFRMKIKCSIYTFNIMVNVLCKEGKLKKAKEFIPYMEALGVKPNVVTYNTVIHGHCLRGKFQMARVIFQTMKDKGLEPDCYTYNSFISGLCKEGRLEEASGLLCKMLQFGLVPNAVTYNALIDGYCNKGDLDKAFTYRDEMISKGVTTTLFTYNLFIHALFMEGRMGEADNMIKEMREKGMKPDAVTYNILINGYCRCGDAKRAFSLLDEMVGKGIRPTLVTYTSLISVLGKRNRMKEADALFNKVQQEGLLVDTVMFNALIDGRCANGNIDSAFQLLKQMDNMKVHPDEITYNTLMQGYCREGKVEEARKLLDEMKRRGIKPDHISYNTLISGYSKRGDMKDAFRVRDEMMTTGFDPTILTYNALXQGLCKNREGEHAEELLKEMIKLPVYLAMGRVGLCPRPPKVGSTTCLCPRGFGEGSSLVILGQS from the exons ATGAAATTCcttaaaatcttcaaatccaAACCCTTCAATCTTCGAACTTTCAATTCCCTTCCCCTTCCCACAACCGTTTCACCAATCACAGAATCCGAACTTCTAAATTCCATAGAATCTTCTCActggcatttcatcaaacaggtTGCGCCACACTACACTCCCTCTCTTCTCTCCTCAACTCTAACCTCCCTCCACCACAAACCCCAACTCGTCCTTCAGCTTCTATCCCATCTCAAAGGCCATTCCCTCGACTTAACCACCTCTTCTCTTGCTGCTTGCATCCTCTGTCGCCTCCCATCTCCCAAATCCTCTATCAGCCTCTTACAGAGCCTCATTATATCTTCCACTGCCACCAACAGAACAATTTTCCATGAGTTGGAACTTTCCCTCGACCGCTTGGATGCCAAGACTAATCTCATCTTCGACCTTCTGGTAAGGACCTATTGTGAACTCAAAAAGCCCAATGAGGCCTTGGAGTGTTTCTACTTGATGAAGGAAAAGGGCGTTGAGCCCAACATTGAGACTTGTAATCAAATGTTGAGTCTGTTTTTGAGACTGAACAGGACTCAGATGGCTTGGGTTTTGTATGCTGAGATGTTTAGGATGAAGATAAAATGTAGTATATACACTTTCAACATCATGGTTAATGTGTTATGCAAAGAAGGAAAGTTGAAGAAGGCAAAGGAGTTTATTCCGTACATGGAGGCTCTTGGGGTAAAGCCTAATGTTGTCACATATAATACTGTTATACATGGACACTGTTTGAGAGGGAAGTTCCAAATGGCCCGTGTGATCTTTCAAACAATGAAAGATAAAGGTCTTGAGCCTGATTGCTATACGTATAATTCTTTCATATCTGGGTTGTGTAAAGAAGGAAGACTCGAGGAGGCATCTGGTTTACTTTGTAAAATGTTACAATTTGGTTTGGTTCCAAATGCNGTAACATATAATGCGTTGATTGATGGTTATTGTAACAAAGGGGATCTGGATAAGGCTTTCACATATAGGGATGAGATGATAAGTAAAGGTGTAACGACAACTTTGTTTACATACAATTTGTTTATCCATGCACTATTTATGGAAGGAAGGATGGGGGAAGCtgataatatgataaaagaaatgcGAGAAAAAGGCATGAAGCCTGATGCTGTTACATATAACATATTGATTAATGGGTATTGTAGATGCGGGGATGCAAAGAGAGCCTTCAGTCTTCTTGATGAAATGGTGGGAAAAGGGATTCGGCCAACTTTGGTCACGTATACATCACTTATATCTGTTCTGGGAAAAAGGAATAGAATGAAAGAAGCAGATGCCTTGTTTAATAAGGTTCAACAAGAAGGTCTGTTGGTAGATACTGTAATGTTTAACGCGTTGATCGATGGTCGCTGTGCAAATGGTAATATTGATAGTGCATTTCAACTCTTGAAACAGATGGATAACATGAAGGTTCATCCTGATGAAATTACTTATAACACCTTGATGCAAGGATATTGCAGAGAGGGGAAAGTGGAAGAAGCTAGGAAACTTCTTGATGAGATGAAGAGAAGGGGGATCAAACCTGATCACATTAGTTACAACACACTCATTAGTGGTTACAGCAAAAGAGGTGATATGAAGGATGCTTTTAGAGTTCGGGATGAAATGATGACTACAGGATTTGATCCTACAATTCTCACTTACAATGCTCTTATNCAAGGATTGTGCAAAAATCGGGAAGGTGAGCATGCTGAAGAGCTCCTCAAAGAAATG ATCAAACTTCCAGTTTATCTGGCCATGGGAAGAGTGGGCTTATGTCCTAGACCTCCCAAAGTGGGCTCCACAACGTGTCTTTGTCCAAGAGGTTTTGGAGAGGGAAGTTCGCTTGTCATACTGGGACAAAGTTAA
- the LOC106759337 gene encoding nuclear cap-binding protein subunit 1-like: MLIAEVSSFWKSNTQMTAIAIDRMMGYRLVSNLAIVRWVFSAENIEQFHTSDRPWEILRNAVSKTHNRISDLRKEILTIKKNISSAEEAAKEAKAEXDAAESKLTLVDGEPVLGDNPVRLNRLKSHAEKTTEDVVTVKESLESKEALLVRAIEENEALFLLLYKSFSNVLTERLPEGTRTLHELKSVQVDVMAVDAEEPPTMELDDENQRSQNSQSNGEKKGGAYVVGEKEQWCITTLGYVKAFSRQYAAEIWPHVEKLDAEVLTEETPYLFRSAVYTGLRRPIHEA, from the exons ATGCTGATAGCTGAAGTGAGTTCTTTCTGGAAGAGTAACACCCAAATGACAGCAATAGCTATTGACAGGATGATGGGTTATCGACTTGTATCAAATCTGGCTATTGTGAGATGGGTCTTCTCAGCAGAAAATATTGAGCAATTTCATACATCGGATCGGCCATGGGAG ATTCTGAGAAATGCAGTAAGCAAGACACATAATCGTATTTCTGATTTACGGAAAGaaatattaactattaaaaaGAACATTTCATCTGCCGAAGAAGCTGCCAAGGAGGCAAAAGCTGAGNTAGATGCTGCAGAGTCAAAACTTACACTTGTGGATGGTGAACCAGTTCTTGGTGACAATCCTGTTAGATTGAATAGATTGAAATCACATGCTGAAAAGACAACGGAGGACGTGGTGACTGTTAAAGAATCCTTAGAATCTAAGGAAGCTCTTCTTGTCCGAGCAATTGAGGAAAATGAG GCATTATTTCTCTTGTTGTACAAAAGCTTCTCAAATGTGTTGACAGAGCGGCTTCCTGAAGGAACTAGAACACTGCATGAGTTGAAGTCTGTGCAAGTAGATGTGATGGCAGTGGACGCTGAAGAGCCACCAACAATGGAATTAGATGACGAAAACCAGAGATCTCAAAACAG TCAGTCAAATGGAGAGAAGAAAGGTGGTGCTTATGTTGTAGGTGAAAAGGAGCAGTGGTGTATCACCACTTTGGGCTATGTGAAGGCTTTTTCTAGGCAGTATGCTGCTGAG ATATGGCCCCATGTTGAAAAGTTGGATGCAGAGGTATTGACAGAAGAAACACCTTATCTTTTTAGGTCAGCTGTTTATACTGGTCTTCGAAGACCAATTCACGAGGCATGA
- the LOC106759336 gene encoding pentatricopeptide repeat-containing protein At2g15630, mitochondrial isoform X2 — MKFLKIFKSKPFNLRTFNSLPLPTTVSPITESELLNSIESSHWHFIKQVAPHYTPSLLSSTLTSLHHKPQLVLQLLSHLKGHSLDLTTSSLAACILCRLPSPKSSISLLQSLIISSTATNRTIFHELELSLDRLDAKTNLIFDLLVRTYCELKKPNEALECFYLMKEKGVEPNIETCNQMLSLFLRLNRTQMAWVLYAEMFRMKIKCSIYTFNIMVNVLCKEGKLKKAKEFIPYMEALGVKPNVVTYNTVIHGHCLRGKFQMARVIFQTMKDKGLEPDCYTYNSFISGLCKEGRLEEASGLLCKMLQFGLVPNAVTYNALIDGYCNKGDLDKAFTYRDEMISKGVTTTLFTYNLFIHALFMEGRMGEADNMIKEMREKGMKPDAVTYNILINGYCRCGDAKRAFSLLDEMVGKGIRPTLVTYTSLISVLGKRNRMKEADALFNKVQQEGLLVDTVMFNALIDGRCANGNIDSAFQLLKQMDNMKVHPDEITYNTLMQGYCREGKVEEARKLLDEMKRRGIKPDHISYNTLISGYSKRGDMKDAFRVRDEMMTTGFDPTILTYNALXQGLCKNREGEHAEELLKEMVSKGITPDDSTYLSIIEAMEKVDDLEENVDK; from the coding sequence ATGAAATTCcttaaaatcttcaaatccaAACCCTTCAATCTTCGAACTTTCAATTCCCTTCCCCTTCCCACAACCGTTTCACCAATCACAGAATCCGAACTTCTAAATTCCATAGAATCTTCTCActggcatttcatcaaacaggtTGCGCCACACTACACTCCCTCTCTTCTCTCCTCAACTCTAACCTCCCTCCACCACAAACCCCAACTCGTCCTTCAGCTTCTATCCCATCTCAAAGGCCATTCCCTCGACTTAACCACCTCTTCTCTTGCTGCTTGCATCCTCTGTCGCCTCCCATCTCCCAAATCCTCTATCAGCCTCTTACAGAGCCTCATTATATCTTCCACTGCCACCAACAGAACAATTTTCCATGAGTTGGAACTTTCCCTCGACCGCTTGGATGCCAAGACTAATCTCATCTTCGACCTTCTGGTAAGGACCTATTGTGAACTCAAAAAGCCCAATGAGGCCTTGGAGTGTTTCTACTTGATGAAGGAAAAGGGCGTTGAGCCCAACATTGAGACTTGTAATCAAATGTTGAGTCTGTTTTTGAGACTGAACAGGACTCAGATGGCTTGGGTTTTGTATGCTGAGATGTTTAGGATGAAGATAAAATGTAGTATATACACTTTCAACATCATGGTTAATGTGTTATGCAAAGAAGGAAAGTTGAAGAAGGCAAAGGAGTTTATTCCGTACATGGAGGCTCTTGGGGTAAAGCCTAATGTTGTCACATATAATACTGTTATACATGGACACTGTTTGAGAGGGAAGTTCCAAATGGCCCGTGTGATCTTTCAAACAATGAAAGATAAAGGTCTTGAGCCTGATTGCTATACGTATAATTCTTTCATATCTGGGTTGTGTAAAGAAGGAAGACTCGAGGAGGCATCTGGTTTACTTTGTAAAATGTTACAATTTGGTTTGGTTCCAAATGCNGTAACATATAATGCGTTGATTGATGGTTATTGTAACAAAGGGGATCTGGATAAGGCTTTCACATATAGGGATGAGATGATAAGTAAAGGTGTAACGACAACTTTGTTTACATACAATTTGTTTATCCATGCACTATTTATGGAAGGAAGGATGGGGGAAGCtgataatatgataaaagaaatgcGAGAAAAAGGCATGAAGCCTGATGCTGTTACATATAACATATTGATTAATGGGTATTGTAGATGCGGGGATGCAAAGAGAGCCTTCAGTCTTCTTGATGAAATGGTGGGAAAAGGGATTCGGCCAACTTTGGTCACGTATACATCACTTATATCTGTTCTGGGAAAAAGGAATAGAATGAAAGAAGCAGATGCCTTGTTTAATAAGGTTCAACAAGAAGGTCTGTTGGTAGATACTGTAATGTTTAACGCGTTGATCGATGGTCGCTGTGCAAATGGTAATATTGATAGTGCATTTCAACTCTTGAAACAGATGGATAACATGAAGGTTCATCCTGATGAAATTACTTATAACACCTTGATGCAAGGATATTGCAGAGAGGGGAAAGTGGAAGAAGCTAGGAAACTTCTTGATGAGATGAAGAGAAGGGGGATCAAACCTGATCACATTAGTTACAACACACTCATTAGTGGTTACAGCAAAAGAGGTGATATGAAGGATGCTTTTAGAGTTCGGGATGAAATGATGACTACAGGATTTGATCCTACAATTCTCACTTACAATGCTCTTATNCAAGGATTGTGCAAAAATCGGGAAGGTGAGCATGCTGAAGAGCTCCTCAAAGAAATGGTAAGTAAAGGCATTACTCCTGACGACAGCACCTACCTATCTATAATTGAGGCGATGGAGAAAGTTGATGACCTGGAGGAAAATGTTGATAAATGA
- the LOC106758980 gene encoding uncharacterized protein LOC106758980 gives MATLMKLFFSFAISVILLSKGVSSTTTEPTISASPGVLPYVSAPDISSFFPTPSGYQPLSYDTSSEAPAPAPSSGEFQGKISSASASFHSAALIVSVLLSFAVMSSSMVIV, from the coding sequence ATGGCCACTCTGATGAAGCTGTTCTTTTCATTTGCCATTTCGGTTATCTTGCTTTCAAAGGGTGTGAGTTCAACTACAACTGAGCCTACAATTTCAGCTTCTCCAGGAGTTTTGCCTTATGTGTCTGCTCCAgatatttcatcattttttcccACTCCAAGTGGCTATCAACCACTCAGTTATGATACTTCTTCTGAGGCACCAGCTCCAGCACCCTCTTCAGGGGAATTTCAGGGCAAAATCTCTTCTGCTTCAGCTAGCTTCCATTCTGCAGCTCTCATTGTTTCTGTTCTGCTATCTTTTGCAGTCATGAGTAGTAGCATGGTTATTGTTTGA